One genomic window of Phalacrocorax aristotelis chromosome 21, bGulAri2.1, whole genome shotgun sequence includes the following:
- the IGFN1 gene encoding immunoglobulin-like and fibronectin type III domain-containing protein 1 isoform X10: MTSHNAVKSFKKSSVPGVVITQFVDDIPKGCSTPDFEQKPVSLTLQEGKNAIFRAVVKGVPMPDVKWTRMQGGMDDPDKYETFFDDVTNEFILQINNLTTADSDLYRCFAVNEYGEAACSAGLMIIQVRFKKRAKYVPVHPSDELKQKLQDFRKMLRKRAPAPKPKPINKEAVWQLLLHADRRDYEKICMKYGIADFRGMLRKLQEIRKDTEIEQGELINSVKNFEHIKVNKEGKATFSLEIDLKNSNSKVFLLKDGQKLRYGTGDEYRKHCLRQIGKRYNFIVNDVQPEDAGLYQVRVENVPVFSTELDAESIPVRFRQQLSDVRCPEEEDAVFECTLHTPCYDAVWLHKTHLLKPSEKHQTSVTPDGLTHQLIIKNVVPSDSGMYTLDTGLCTSNAWLIVEHGKGKRRQDERGVREKSEWLKEALLDTDRARKLRRKESGGEEDHLMDTGVEKDGWYRKDQGGSQGHSTDVDGSHRFLGKDGLRKAHGNGRMGFGQFSGADLDGDSTTNDGSSIGLKGLGGKSGLRPFHGKDSMTGRADTGDELGGTGEWYSVDGRADGMLDAVNIDMDDGEGVGSQHDKDGELGDTSYRAGFGGVGRLGATDRSSVLDGLNPDSTRVGDGKSSLLSRTSPGTGAGKDATGTEIAGGLRSPYGKDGQLAAVDMNGASINREGQTGTPYGKDGQTHNASGHLGQAGRHGLLYGPDGLPAGDGAVSHAGGSSIGEMEALYGPDGRPVKAGVGDAGVAGAGGIGSPYGKDGLPTGAGVAGARAGGIGSPYGKDGLPVGAGLGGAGITGAGGVGSPYGKDGLPVGVSLGGASIAGAGGVGSPYGKDGLRVGAGLGGAGVAGAGGVGSPYGKDGLPVGAGLAGAGGVGYPYGKDGLPAGAGVAGAGGVGSPYGKDGLPAGAGIAGAGGVGSPYGKDGLGGATGIGSDGLAGAGGVGSPYGKDGLPAGAGIGGAGTAGAGGVGSPYGKDGLPAGAGLDGADFGGFGSVESPYGKDGLPVGASVGGAGVAGAGGAGSPYGKDSVPGGAGVAGAAGGGFGGVGSPYGKDGLPAGVGISGAGVAGAGGVGYPYGKDGLPAGAGVAGAGVVGSPYGKDGLPAGAGIGGAGIAGAGGVGSPYGKAGVPAGASVGGAGVAGAVGVGSPYGKDSVPVGASVGGAGVAGAGGAGSPYGKDGLPVGAGISGAGVTGAGRVGYPYGKDGLPAEAGVAGAGGVGSPYGKDGLPAGAGIAGAGVDGVSGVGFPYGKDGLPAEAGVAGGGGVGSPYGKEGLPVGAGMGGAGVTGAGGVGYPYGKDGLPAEAGASGTGVASFGGVRSLYGKDGVPAGAGIGVAGAGVGVVGSPFGKDGLPAGAGIGSAGAGGVGSPYGKDGHPAGADVAGAGGVGSPYGKDGLPAGVGVDGGGVSGAGGVVTLYGKDGLLSGAGARAACAGGVGSPYGRDGLPVGMGTGASTGVTDFAGFGSPYGKDGLPAGAGAGVGGARGSFYGKDGIPAGAMSGAAHFPFGSDEVKGSPHGRDAMLLRAQGYRDGTGGDGFSSEGAGVSRFASAGSPYGKDSGTGGGRAGVAGGGRLGSDERELPSVRGKEGMVGAVGRGGEYGLDSRPGKSTGGETGKGTARDFRASGNKGSSHDRDSLSGQGDARGEGRDLGQLGSLYGKKSAFGESGSKSHNRSVDGRNSGGFGQGSLDYGQMSDLYGGLPSINQRKEEPGLDIKANDFLKNTESMGKRRCYSLDDLKVPRCHLNKQLLDVRVLKGEPAELSCTVSKVDVTGTWFKDGLKLKSMDGVCFEKDGLVHKLIINKVEDIHAGKYRFEGGDIKTEASLFVEDPPQVDKVLLKNLTSVPTVAKAGQQVKIKIPFEGRLPVRATWLKDRMELVDDTRIRVDKTETFTMLSISNSERKDCGDYKVRLKNDSGALDINLKLVVIDKPQPPAGPIKIVGSSANDITIQWKPPKDDGGKPLQSYIVERQQVGKNDWVTLGETPRSCTTFTTNKVEQDMSYYFRVRAVNAEGTSDALESEEVKAVSKDSPGAPDPPEIVSASRDTITISWKAPRKTGSSRIVGYFVQKRKKGTMTWLPVNNVPIADKKLKMTNLKKGLQYEFRVAAVNAAGTGDASEPSQPVFARDSMKPPGQVQDLKVSSSDSTSVTLTWRRPEAKDGGDVKGYEVEMRSSDKLNWTKCNTLPIEVTTYTVRGLQAKEMYFLRVRAINDSGPGEATEIEACMEAARPVVFPRLLIDDTVKSFLVIRAGNTIRVNIPFEASPDPVVTWLKDGLPLPNRATVNTKDGTIQLLIGAAEFTDSGIYTVELQNGLGKRETFSFQVQVTDIPQSPGPVQLEENVPNTVTVTWEPSASEKWENNLYYTVLKRESQKGLWHMVGDLIYTNKFTYTKLIPGRDYYFRVVAKNSLGASGPSDTLKPWRIRKQKAESQVKPQKYKGVNQNQPPRFLVALKPHVVTTGSECRMSCAVGGHPAPKITWYKDSRDLSNDPNYFCTNNFGVCSLVVLGVTKQDEGEYMVEATNELGRAFSKAFLTIKDSTL; this comes from the exons ATGACAAGCCATAATGCAG TAAAATCCTTCAAGAAATCTTCTGTCCCGGGAGTTGTTATCACCCAGTTTGTGGATGATATTCCAAAAGGATGCAGTACACCTGACTTTGAGCAGAAACCTGTCAGTCTGACATTGCAGGAAG gtaaaaatgccattttcagaGCTGTGGTCAAAGGTGTCCCGATGCCTGATGTGAAATGGACGCGTATGCAAGGAGGAATGGATGATCCTGACAAATACGAAACATTCTTTGATGACGTTACGAATGAATTCATTCTGCAG ATAAACAATCTCACAACAGCTGACAGTGATTTATATCGTTGCTTTGCTGTGAATGAGTATGGGGAAGCTGCATGCTCTGCTGGCCTCATGATCATACAAG TTCGCTTTAAAAAGAGAGCGAAATATGTTCCTGTTCATCCTTCTGACG AGCTAAAGCAGAAGCTTCAGGACTTCAGGAAGATGCTGAGGAAGCG GGCCCCagcaccaaaaccaaaacccatcAACAAAGAAGCAGTCTGGCAACTGTTGCTGCATGCAGATAGGAGAGATTATGAGAAAATCTGTATGAAATATGGAATTGCTGACTTCCGTGGGATGCTGAGAAAGCTGCAAGAGATAAGGAAGGACACAGAGATTGAACAAGGGGAG TTAATAAACAGTGTCAAAAACTTTGAACACATCAAAGTCAACAAGGAGGGAAAAGCTACTTTCAGTCTGGAGATTGACCTGAAAAACAGTAACAGCAAAGTTTTTCTGCTTAAG GATGGTCAGAAGCTCAGATATGGAACGGGGGATGAGTACAGAAAGCACTGCCTGAGGCAAATTGGAAAAAGGTATAATTTCATTGTCAACGATGTGCAGCCAGAAGATGCGGGCTTGTACCAAGTCAGAGTGGAGAACGTGCCTGTTTTCTCAACTGAACTGGATGCTGAAT CCATCCCTGTGAGATTTAGGCAGCAGCTCAGTGATGTGCGTTGTCCCGAGGAAGAAGATGCTGTCTTTGAGTGTACCCTACACACGCCCTGCTACGACGCTGTGTGGCTACACAAAACCCACCTCCTCAAGCCCAGTGAGAAGCACCAGACCTCCGTAACACCTGATGGTCTGACCCACCAGCTGATTATCAAAAACGTTGTGCCCTCTGACAGCGGCATGTACACACTCGACACCGGACTCTGCACCTCAAATGCCTGGCTTATTGTAGAGC ATggcaaaggaaagaggagacagGATGAGAGAGGTGTAAGAGAGAAATCTGAGTGGCTGAAAGAAGCATTGCTAGATACAGACAGGGCTAGGAAACTTCGACGCAAAGAATCTGGTGGTGAAGAAGATCATCTTATGGACACTGGTGTGGAAAAAGATGGCTGGTACAGAAAAGATCAAGGTGGCAGTCAAGGCCACTCCACTGATGTTGATGGAAGCCATAGATTTTTGGGAAAAGATGGGCTACGCAAAGCCCACGGAAATGGAAGGATGGGGTTTGGGCAGTTTTCTGGAGCAGACCTAGATGGAGACTCAACGACAAATGATGGTAGTAGCATTGGATTAAAAGGCTTAGGAGGCAAAAGTGGATTAAGGCCTTTCCATGGCAAGGATTCTATGACAGGCAGAGCAGATACTGGTGATGAATTAGGAGGAACAGGTGAATGGTATTCTGTGGATGGCAGAGCTGATGGTATGCTGGATGCTGTTAACATTGACATGGATGATGGAGAAGGCGTGGGCTCTCAGCATGACAAGGATGGTGAATTAGGTGATACTAGTTACAGAGCTGGCTTTGGGGGTGTTGGGAGATTAGGTGCTACTGATAGAAGTTCTGTGTTAGACGGACTCAATCCTGATTCAACCAGAGTGGGAGATGGTAAGAGTAGTCTCCTCAGTAGGACTAGTCCAGGGACTGGAGCTGGAAAGGATGCTACAGGTACAGAGATTGCAGGAGGACTGAGGTCCCCCTATGGCAAGGATGGTCAGCTGGCTGCAGTTGATATGAATGGTGCGAGTATAAACAGAGAGGGACAAACGGGGACTCCCTATGGCAAGGATGGCCAGACACATAATGCTAGTGGTCATTTAGGTCAGGCAGGAAGGCATGGCTTGCTGTATGGCCCAGATGGTCTTCCAGCTGGAGATGGGGCTGTATCTCATGCAGGTGGCAGTTCTATAGGGGAAATGGAGGCTTTGTATGGTCCAGATGGTCGACCAGTTAAAGCAGGTGTTGGTGATGCTGGAGTAGCTGGTGCAGGGGGAATTGGGTCTCCTTATGGAAAAGATGGTCTCCCAACTGGAGCAGGTGTTGCTGGTGCTCGTGCAGGGGGAATTGGGTCTCCATATGGAAAGGATGGTCTTCCAGTTGGGGCTGGTCTTGGTGGTGCCGGTATAACTGGTGCAGGGGGAGTGGGATCTCCATATGGAAAGGATGGTCTTCCAGTTGGGGTTAGTCTTGGTGGTGCCAGTATAGCTGGTGCAGGGGGAGTTGGGTCTCCATATGGAAAGGATGGTCTCCGAGTTGGGGCTGGTCTTGGTGGTGCTGGTGTAGCTGGTGCAGGGGGAGTTGGGTCTCCATATGGAAAGGATGGTCTCCCAGTTGGGGCTGGTCTTG CTGGTGCAGGGGGAGTGGGATATCCATATGGAAAGGATGGTCTCCCAGCTGGTGCAGGTGTAGCTGGTGCAGGGGGAGTGGGATCTCCATATGGAAAGGATGGTCTTCCAGCTGGGGCTGGCATTG CTGGTGCAGGTGGAGTTGGGTCTCCATATGGTAAGGATGGTCTTGGTGGTGCGACTGGTATTGGTAGTGATGGTTTAGCTGGTGCAGGGGGAGTTGGATCTCCTTATGGAAAGGATGGTCTTCCAGCTGGAGCCGGCATTGGTGGTGCTGGTAcagctggtgcagggggagTTGGGTCTCCATATGGAAAGGATGGCCTTCCAGCTGGGGCTGGTCTTGATGGGGCTGATTTTGGTGGCTTTGGAAGTGTTGAATCTCCCTATGGAAAGGATGGTCTTCCAGTTGGAGCAAGTGTTGGTGGTGCTGGTGTAGCTGGTGCAGGGGGAGCTGGGTCTCCTTATGGAAAGGACAGTGTTCCAGGAGGAGCAGGCGttgctggggctgcaggtggtGGCTTTGGAGGTGTTGGATCTCCCTACGGAAAGGATGGTCTCCCAGCTGGGGTTGGGATCAGTGGTGCTGGCGTAGCTGGTGCAGGGGGAGTGGGATATCCATACGGAAAGGATGGTCTCCCAGCTGGTGCAGGTGTAGCTGGTGCAGGGGTAGTGGGATCTCCATATGGAAAGGATGGTCTTCCAGCTGGGGCTGGCATTGGTGGTGCTGGTATAGCTGGTGCAGGTGGAGTTGGGTCTCCATATGGTAAGGCTGGTGTTCCAGCTGGAGCAAGTGTTGGTGGTGCTGGTGTAGCTGGTGCAGTTGGAGTTGGGTCTCCCTATGGAAAGGATAGTGTTCCAGTTGGAGCAAGTGTTGGTGGTGCTGGTGTAGCTGGTGCAGGGGGAGCTGGGTCTCCATATGGAAAGGATGGTCTCCCAGTTGGAGCTGGCATCAGTGGTGCTGGCGTAACGGGTGCAGGAAGAGTGGGATATCCATATGGAAAAGATGGTCTCCCAGCTGAAGCAGGTGTAGCTGGTGCAGGGGGAGTTGGATCTCCATATGGAAAGGATGGTCTTCCAGCTGGGGCTGGCATTGCTGGGGCTGGTGTAGATGGTGTAAGCGGAGTGGGATTTCCCTATGGAAAGGATGGTCTCCCAGCTGAAGCAGGTGTAGCTGGTGGAGGTGGAGTTGGGTCTCCCTATGGAAAGGAAGGTCTCCCAGTTGGAGCTGGCATGGGTGGTGCTGGCGTAACGGGTGCAGGGGGAGTGGGATATCCATATGGAAAAGATGGTCTCCCAGCTGAAGCAGGAGCTAGTGGTACTGGTGTAGCTAGTTTTGGAGGTGTTAGATCTTTGTATGGAAAGGATGGTGTtccagctggagcaggtattggtgttgctggtgctggtgTAGGGGTAGTTGGATCTCCATTTGGAAAGGATGGCCTTCCAGCTGGAGCTGGCATTGGTAGTGCTGGTGCAGGTGGTGTTGGATCTCCCTATGGAAAGGATGGTCACCCAGCTGGAGCAGATGTTGCTGGTGCAGGTGGAGTTGGATCTCCATATGGTAAGGATGGTCTCCCAGCTGGAGTAGGTGttgatggtggtggtgtttcTGGTGCAGGGGGAGTTGTGACTCTCTACGGAAAGGACGGTCTTCTATCTGGGGCTGGTGCTCGTGCTGCTTGTGCAGGGGGAGTTGGGTCTCCTTATGGAAGAGATGGTCTTCCAGTGGGAATGGGAACTGGGGCTAGTACTGGTGTAACtgattttgctggttttgggtCTCCGTATGGAAAAGATGGTctcccagctggggctggggctggtgtAGGTGGTGCGAGGGGTTCTTTCTATGGAAAGGATGGTATCCCAGCTGGGGCTATGTCAGGAGCGGctcattttccttttggcaGTGACGAAGTAAAGGGATCTCCCCATGGCAGGGATGCTATGCTGCTCAGAGCTCAGGGATATAGAGATGGGACAGGAGGAGATGGCTTTTCCTCAGAAGGTGCTGGTGTTAGTCGCTTTGCAAGTGCTGGGTCTCCCTATGGCAAAGACAGTGGGACAGGTGGGGGCAGGGCTGGTGTGGCTGGTGGTGGCAGGTTGGGAAGTGATGAAAGGGAGTTACCTTCAGTCCGTGGTAAAGAAGGTATGGTAGGCGCTGTTGGACGAGGTGGTGAATATGGGCTGGATTCACGTCCTGGGAAATCTACAGGAGGTGAAACTGGAAAGGGCACTGCCAGAGACTTTAGAGCATCAGGGAACAAAGGCTCATCTCATGACAGAGATTCACTTTCAGGTCAAGGAGATGCCAGGGGTGAGGGCAGAGATTTAGGACAGTTAGGCTCCCTTTATGGCAAAAAATCTGCCTTTGGAGAGTCAGGGAGTAAATCCCATAACAGGTCTGTTGATGGGAGGAATTCAGGTGGTTTTGGTCAAGGGTCATTGGATTATGGTCAGATGTCAGATCTTTATGGTGGACTTCCTTCAATAAACCAGAGAAAAGAGGAACCTGGCCTTGATATTAAAGCAAATGATTTCTTGAAGAATACGGAAAGTATGGGAAAAAGAAGATGTTATTCCCTAGATGATCTGAAAG TGCCACGCTGTCATCTCAACAAACAGTTACTTGATGTCAGAGTCCTGAAAGGAGAACCAGCTGAGCTGTCTTGCACTGTCAGTAAAGTTGATGTAACAGGAACCTGGTTTAAAGATGGATTAAAG TTAAAAAGCATGGATGGAGTCTGTTTTGAAAAGGACGGTCTAGTACATAAACTAATTATTAACAAAGTGGAAGATATTCATGCTGGGAAATACAGGTTTGAAGGTGGAGATATAAAAACTGAAGCTTCACTTTTTGTTGAAG ATCCTCCACAGGTTGACAAAGTTCTCCTCAAAAACTTAACAAGTGTTCCTACTGTGGCCAAGGCAGGGCAGCAAGTAAAGATCAAGATCCCTTTCGAGGGCCGTCTGCCAGTCAGAGCAACATGGCTGAAGGACAGAATGGAGCTGGTAGATGACACAAGGATTCGTGTTGATAAAACAGAGACCTTTACCATGCTGTCCATCTCCAACAGTGAGAGAAAGGACTGTGGGGATTACAAAGTCAGGCTGAAGAATGACAGTGGGGCCCTGGACATCAACTTAAAGCTTGTGGTAATAG ACAAGCCACAGCCACCTGCAGGACCCATCAAAATTGTAGGAAGCTCTGCAAATGACATCACCATTCAGTGGAAGCCCCCAAAGGATGATGGGGGCAAACCACTGCAAAGCTACATTGTTGAGAGACAGCAGGTAGGCAAGAACGACTGGGTGACTTTGGGAGAAACCCCCAGGAGCTGTACTACCTTCACTACTAACAAAGTGGAACAAGACATGAGCTACTACTTCAGGGTGAGAGCTGTGAATGCCGAGGGAACTAGTGACGCGCTGGAATCAGAGGAAGTGAAGGCTGTCAGTAAAG ATTCACCTGGTGCCCCAGATCCCCCTGAGATTGTCAGTGCCAGCAGAGACACCATCACAATATCCTGGAAAGCACCTCGTAAAACTGGCAGTTCCCGAATTGTGGGATACTTTGTTCAAAAACGCAAGAAGGGTACCATGACCTGGCTGCCAGTCAACAATGTGCCTATAGCAG acaAGAAGCTGAAAATGACCAATCTCAAGAAAGGTCTGCAGTATGAATTTCGTGTGGCAGCTGTCAATGCTGCTGGCACAGGAGATGCCAGTGAACCGTCACAGCCTGTCTTTGCACGGGATTCCATGA aacCTCCAGGTCAAGTGCAGGACCTTAAAGtgagcagcagtgacagcactAGTGTCACCTTGACATGGAGGAGACCTGAAGCAAAAGATGGGGGTGATGTGAAAGGCTATGAGGTAGAGATGCGGTCTTCTGACAAACTCAACTGGACCAAATGCAATACTCTTCCCATAGAGGTGACCACTTACACAGTTAGAGGCCTCCAAGCCAAGGAGATGTACTTCCTACGCGTCAGAGCCATCAATGACAGTGGCCCTGGGGAAGCCACAGAGATTGAAGCTTGCATGGAAGCTGCTCGCCCTGTAG TTTTTCCCAGGTTACTAATAGATGACACGGTGAAAAGTTTCCTGGTTATAAGAGCAGGAAATACCATCCGAGTGAATATTCCCTTTGAA GCGTCTCCAGATCCAGTGGTGACTTGGTTAAAGGATGGGCTTCCTCTTCCAAACCGGGCTACAGTAAACACCAAAGATGGTACCATCCAGCTGCTGATTGGAGCAGCTGAGTTCACTGACAGCGGCATCTACACTGTTGAGCTCCAGAACGGGTtagggaaaagagaaacattCAGCTTCCAAGTTCAAGTTACAG ATATCCCACAGTCGCCGGGACCTGTTCAGTTGGAAGAGAATGTGCCAAATACAGTGACGGTAACCTGGGAGCCATCAGCATCtgagaaatgggaaaataatcTCTACTACACAGTCCTGAAGCGTGAATCACAGAAGGGCTTGTGGCACATGGTGGGTGACCTGATCTACACCAACAAGTTCACGTACACCAAACTGATCCCAGGCCGGGATTACTACTTTAGGGTTGTGGCAAAAAATAGCTTGGGAGCCAGTGGTCCATCTGATACCTTGAAGCCTTGGAGAATTCGAAAACAAAAGG ctgaATCTCAAGTCAAACCACAGAAATACAAGGGAGTTAATCAAAACCAGCCCCCAAGATTCCTCGTCGCGTTGAAGCCTCATGTGGTGACTACTGGGAGTGAGTGCCGTATGAGCTGCGCGGTCGGAGGCCATCCAGCTCCAAAGATCACGTGGTACAAGGACAGTAGAGACCTCTCCAATGATCCGAACTATTTTTGTACAAACAACTTTGGGGTCTGCTCCCTGGTTGTCCTAGGTGTCACAAAACAGGATGAAGGAGAATATATGGTAGAAGCCACCAATGAATTGGGCCGTGCGTTCAGCAAAGCCTTCCTCACTATTAAAG ACTCCACCTTGTAG